In a genomic window of Phalacrocorax aristotelis chromosome 8, bGulAri2.1, whole genome shotgun sequence:
- the LOC142061369 gene encoding protocadherin beta-15-like has translation MATARQVLCLSAFLSLPHARSQPIRYSVAEEAESGSVVANVAADAGLTPAQLADRRARLASEDGRQHFRLDRGTGRLVVADRLDREELCGQSRTCTLPFELLLANPLQFFRVEVAVEDINDHSPVFPEERVTFKIPETSDPGSRFPLEGAWDLDVGSNSVQAYSIAPENEYFSVSFGSRVKGKKYVELVLEKPLDREEQAEVYFSVIAIDGGSPPRTGTTQIHIIVLDVNDNAPVFTEEVYIGQVLENAPEGSVVLSVVATDQDEGVNGDISYQFSQAVGQSDSAFTIDPTSGEIKLRKALDFEAAENHELSVRATDGGGLSAICKVLVEVVDVNDNAPELVVSSFSSPLPEDALPGTVVALFAVRDRDAGANGKITCALEDQLSFSLRPAYKNYYELVTVSTLDREETARYILTVTAADAGSPPLTTTQTFTVDISDVNDNAPVFNQTSYTMFVRENNVPTVLVGAVSAADADVGPNAKVTYSLAPAHPAEQAPCSCISVNSENGHVFVLQPLDYEQVRQIKVLVSASDAGSPPLSANVTVRLVVVDENDNAPLVLHPAQGSSPPSSELVPMSAEAGYLITKVVAVDADSGQNSWLSYHLLRASDPGLFAVGAQSGEVRLRRPVTERDAVKQKLVVLVRDNGQPPLSATAALSALLLKDFSDMRLPHSSLATEDESGSLTTYLIISLVFVSLLFLASTAAFVARKLCKRKELKGGHVLYGAGNLQSSLADAAAAGTLPHAYCYEISLTTGSGNSEFKFLKPVLPSLPPQHCGMGGGTDDEQDFPHGPLAVDMAPDNPGTLSAEQFNSLSFN, from the coding sequence ATGGCGACCGCAAGGCAAGTGCTTtgtctctctgctttcctctccctgccgCACGCTCGCTCGCAGCCCATCCGCTACTCCGTAGCCGAGGAGGCGGAGAGCGGCTCCGTGGTAGCCAACGTGGCGGCGGACGCGGGGCTGACCCCGGCGCAGCTCGCGGATCGCCGCGCCCGCCTGGCCTCGGAGGACGGCCGGCAGCACTTTCGCTTAGACCGCGGCACCGGCCGCCTCGTAGTGGCGGACAGGCTGGACCGGGAGGAGCTGTGCGGACAGTCCCGTACCTGCACGCTCCCCTTCGAGCTCCTGCTCGCAAACCCCCTGCAGTTCTTTCGGGTCGAGGTGGCGGTGGAGGACATCAATGACCATTCGCCCGTTTTCCCGGAGGAACGAGTCACTTTTAAGATCCCGGAAACGAGCGACCCGGGCTCGCGTTTCCCGCTGGAGGGAGCTTGGGACCTCGATGTTGGCAGCAACAGCGTCCAGGCTTACAGTATCGCTCCCGAGAACGAATACTTTAGTGTCTCTTTTGGGAGTCGAGTTAAGGGTAAGAAGTATGTTGAGTTGGTCTTGGAAAAGCCCCTAGACAGAGAGGAGCAGGCGGAGGTGTATTTCAGTGTCATCGCCATAGACGGCGGCTCTCCGCCCAGGACTGGGACCACCCAAATCCACATTATCGTTCTAGATGTGAATGACAACGCTCCCGTCTTCACAGAGGAGGTATACATTGGTCAGgttttggaaaatgccccagaGGGCTCTGTGGTTCTCAGCGTGGTGGCAACCGATCAGGATGAGGGAGTTAATGGGGACATCTCCTATCAGTTCAGCCAAGCGGTGGGCCAGAGCGACTCAGCGTTCACAATTGACCCCACAAGTGGTGAAATTAAACTGAGAAAGGCTCTGGACTTTGAGGCAGCAGAGAATCACGAGCTCAGCGTGCGGGCCACAGACGGCGGGGGCCTCTCGGCAATCTGCAAGGTGTTGGTGGAGGTGGTGGATGTGAACGACAACGCACCGGAGCTGGTGGTCAGTTCCTtcagcagccccctccctgAGGATGCATTACCCGGGACAGTGGTCGCCCTCTTTGCTGTCAGGGACCGGGACGCTGGTGCCAATGGGAAGATCACGTGTGCCCTTGAAGACCAGCTGTCGTTCTCCTTGCGGCCAGCCTATAAGAATTACTACGAGCTGGTGACTGTGAGCACGCTGGACCGGGAGGAGACGGCTCGGTACATCCTCACCGTCACAGCAGCAGATGCGGGGTCACCTCCTCTCACGACCACCCAGACCTTCACGGTGGACATCTCCGACGTCAACGACAACGCCCCTGTCTTCAACCAGACATCGTACACCATGTTTGTGCGTGAGAACAATGTCCCCACAGTGCTCGTTGGAGCCGTCAGTGCCGCCGATGCCGACGTGGGGCCCAATGCCAAGGTGACCTACTCCCTGGCACCAGCCcaccctgcagagcaggctccctgctcctgcatcTCTGTGAACTCTGAGAACGGGCACGTGTTTGTGCTGCAGCCTCTGGACTATGAGCAGGTGAGGCAGATCAAGGTCTTGGTGAGCGCCTCCGATGCGGGGTCTCCTCCTCTCAGTGCCAACGTCACCGTCCGCCTTGTTGTGGTGGATGAGAATGACAACGCGCCGCTGGTGCTgcacccagcccagggcagcagcccgCCATCCAGTGAGCTGGTGCCCATGTCGGCCGAGGCGGGGTACCTCATCACCAAAGTGGTGGCCGTCGATGCCGACTCAGGGCAGAACTCGTGGCTCTCGTACCACCTGCTGAGGGCCTCCGACCCCGGGCTCTTTGCAGTGGGCGCCCAAAGCGGGGAGGTGCGGCTGAGGAGGCCGGTGACAGAGAGGGACGCCGTGAAGCAGAAGCTCGTTGTACTCGTGCGCGACAACGGGCAGCCACCTCTGTCGGCCACTGCGGCGCTGAGCGCACTCCTGCTCAAGGACTTCTCTGACATGCGCCTACCACACAGCAGCCTGGCCACAGAGGACGAGAGTGGCTCCCTGACAACCTATCTAATCATTTCATTGGTCTTCGTCTCACTCCTCTTCCTCGCATCCACGGCAGCCTTTGTCGCTCGCAAGCTGTGCAAGAGAAAGGAGCTGAAGGGTGGGCACGTGCTTTATGGTGCCGGCAacttgcagagcagcctggctgatgcagctgctgcagggacccTGCCCCACGCCTACTGCTATGAGATCAGCCTCACCACGGGCTCGGGCAACAGCGAGTTCAAGTTCCTGAAGCCCGTCCTCCCCAGCCTGCCACCACAGCACTGTGGCATGGGCGGGGGCACTGACGATGAACAGGATTTCCCCCATGGCCCTCTCGCTGTCGACATGGCGCCAGACAACCCCGGAACGCTCTCTGCCGAACAGTTCAACAGTCTTTCCTTTAACTAG
- the LOC142061367 gene encoding protocadherin beta-15-like — translation MATARQVLCLSAFLSLPHARSQPIRYSVAEEAESGSVVANVAADAGLTPAQLADRRARLASEDGRQHFRLDRGTGRLVVADRLDREELCGQSRTCTLPFELLLANPLQFFRVEVAVEDINDHSPVFPEERVTFKIPERSDPGSRFPLEGAWDLDVGSNSVQAYSIAPENEYFSVSFGSRVKGDKYVELVLEKPLDREEQAEVYFSVIAIDGGSPPRTGTTQIHIIVLDVNDNAPIFTEEQYVGQVLENAPEGSVVLSVVATDQDEGVNGDISYQFSQAVGQSDSAFTIDPTSGEIKLRKALDFEAAENHELSVRATDGGGLSAICKVLVEVVDVNDNAPELVVSSFSSPLPEDALPGTVVALFAVRDRDAGANGKITCALEDQLSFSLRPAYKNYYELVTVSTLDREETARYILTVTAADAGSPPLTTTQTFTVDISDVNDNAPVFNQTSYTMFVRENNVPTVLVGAVSAADADVGPNAKVTYSLAPAHPAEQAPCSCISVNSENGHVFVLQPLDYEQVRQIKVLVSASDAGSPPLSANVTVRLVVVDENDNAPLVLHPAQGSSPPSSELVPMSAEAGYLITKVVAVDADSGQNSWLSYHLLRASDPGLFAVGAQSGEVRLRRPVTERDAVKQKLVVLVRDNGQPPLSATAALSALLLKDFSDMRLPHSSLATEDESGSLTTYLIISLVFVSLLFLASTAAFVARKLCKRKELKGGHVLYGAGNLQSSLADAAAAGTLPHAYCYEISLTTGSGNSEFKFLKPVLPSLPPQHCGMGGGTDDEQDFPRGPLAVDMAPDNPGTLSAEQFNSLSFN, via the coding sequence ATGGCGACCGCAAGGCAAGTGCTTtgtctctctgctttcctctccctgccgCACGCTCGCTCGCAGCCCATCCGCTACTCCGTAGCCGAGGAGGCGGAGAGCGGCTCCGTGGTAGCCAACGTGGCGGCGGACGCGGGGCTGACCCCGGCGCAGCTCGCGGATCGCCGCGCCCGCCTGGCCTCGGAGGACGGCCGGCAGCACTTTCGCTTAGACCGCGGCACCGGCCGCCTCGTAGTGGCGGACAGGCTGGACCGGGAGGAGCTGTGCGGACAGTCCCGTACCTGCACGCTCCCCTTCGAGCTCCTGCTCGCAAACCCCCTGCAGTTCTTTCGGGTCGAGGTGGCGGTGGAGGACATCAATGACCATTCGCCCGTTTTCCCGGAGGAACGAGTCACTTTTAAAATCCCGGAAAGGAGCGACCCGGGCTCACGTTTCCCGCTGGAGGGAGCTTGGGACCTCGATGTTGGCAGCAACAGCGTCCAGGCTTACAGTATCGCTCCCGAGAACGAATACTTTAGTGTCTCTTTTGGGAGTCGAGTTAAGGGTGACAAATATGTTGAGTTGGTCTTGGAAAAGCCCCTAGACAGAGAGGAGCAGGCGGAGGTGTATTTCAGTGTCATCGCCATAGACGGCGGCTCTCCGCCCAGGACTGGGACCACCCAAATCCACATTATCGTTCTAGATGTAAATGACAACGCTCCCATCTTCACAGAGGAGCAGTATGTGGGGCAGgttttggaaaatgccccagaGGGCTCTGTGGTTCTCAGCGTGGTGGCAACCGATCAGGACGAGGGAGTTAACGGGGACATCTCCTATCAGTTCAGCCAAGCGGTGGGCCAGAGCGACTCAGCGTTCACAATTGACCCCACAAGTGGTGAAATTAAACTGAGAAAGGCTCTGGACTTTGAGGCGGCAGAGAATCACGAGCTCAGCGTGCGGGCCACAGACGGCGGGGGCCTCTCGGCAATCTGCAAGGTGTTGGTGGAGGTGGTGGATGTGAACGACAACGCACCGGAGCTGGTGGTCAGTTCCTtcagcagccccctccctgAGGATGCATTACCCGGGACAGTGGTCGCCCTCTTTGCCGTCAGGGACCGGGACGCTGGTGCCAATGGGAAGATCACGTGTGCCCTTGAAGACCAGCTGTCGTTCTCCTTGCGGCCAGCCTATAAGAATTACTACGAGCTGGTGACTGTGAGCACGCTGGACCGGGAGGAGACGGCTCGGTACATCCTCACCGTCACAGCAGCAGATGCGGGGTCACCTCCTCTCACGACCACCCAGACCTTCACGGTGGACATCTCCGACGTCAACGACAACGCCCCTGTCTTCAACCAGACATCGTACACCATGTTTGTGCGTGAGAACAATGTCCCCACAGTGCTCGTTGGAGCCGTCAGTGCCGCCGATGCCGACGTGGGGCCCAATGCCAAGGTGACCTACTCCCTGGCACCAGCCcaccctgcagagcaggctccctgctcctgcatcTCTGTGAACTCTGAGAACGGGCACGTGTTTGTGCTGCAGCCTCTGGACTATGAGCAGGTGAGGCAGATCAAGGTCTTGGTGAGCGCCTCCGATGCGGGGTCTCCTCCTCTCAGTGCCAATGTCACCGTCCGCCTTGTTGTGGTGGATGAGAATGACAACGCGCCGCTGGTGCTgcacccagcccagggcagcagcccgCCATCCAGTGAGCTGGTGCCCATGTCGGCCGAGGCGGGGTACCTCATCACCAAAGTGGTGGCCGTCGATGCCGACTCAGGGCAGAACTCGTGGCTCTCGTACCACCTGCTGAGGGCCTCCGACCCCGGGCTCTTTGCAGTGGGTGCCCAAAGTGGGGAGGTGCGGCTGAGGAGGCCGGTGACAGAGAGGGACGCCGTGAAGCAGAAGCTTGTTGTGCTCGTGCGCGACAACGGGCAGCCACCTCTGTCGGCCACTGCGGCGCTGAGCGCACTCCTGCTCAAGGACTTCTCTGACATGCGCCTGCCACACAGCAGCCTGGCCACAGAGGACGAGAGTGGCTCCCTGACAACCTATCTAATCATTTCATTGGTCTTTGTCTCACTCCTCTTCCTCGCATCCACGGCAGCCTTTGTCGCTCGCAAGCTGTGCAAGAGAAAGGAGCTGAAGGGTGGGCACGTGCTTTATGGTGCCGGCAacttgcagagcagcctggctgatgcagctgctgcagggacccTGCCCCACGCCTACTGCTATGAGATCAGCCTCACCACGGGCTCGGGCAACAGCGAGTTCAAGTTCCTGAAGCCCGTCCTCCCCAGCCTGCCACCACAGCACTGTGGCATGGGCGGGGGCACTGACGATGAACAGGATTTCCCCCGTGGCCCTCTCGCCGTCGACATGGCGCCAGACAACCCCGGAACGCTCTCTGCCGAACAGTTCAACAGTCTTTCCTTTAACTAG
- the LOC142061368 gene encoding protocadherin beta-15-like, which produces MATARQVLCLSAFLSLPHARSQPIRYSVAEEAESGSVVANVAADAGLTPAQLADRRARLASEDGRQHFRLDRGTGRLVVADRLDREELCGQSRTCTLPFELLLANPLQFFRVEVAVEDINDHSPVFPEERVTFKILETSDPGSRFPLEGAWDLDVGSNSVQAYSIAPENEYFSVSFGSRVKGDKYVELVLEKPLDREEQAEVYFSVIAIDGGSPPRTGTTQIHIIVLDVNDNAPVFTEERYVGQVLENAPEGSVVLSVVATDQDEGVNGDISYQFSQAVGQSDSAFTIDPTSGEIKLRKALDFEAAENHELSVRATDGGGLSAICKVLVEVVDVNDNAPELVVSSFSSPLPEDALPGTVVALFAVRDRDAGANGKTTCALEDQLSFSLRPAYKNYYELVTVSTLDREETARYILTVTAADAGSPPLTTTQTFTVDISDVNDNAPVFNQTSYTMFVRENNVPTVLVGAVSAADADVGPNAKVTYSLAPAHPAEQAPCSCISVNSENGHVFVLQPLDYEQVRQIKVLVSASDAGSPPLSANVTVRLVVVDENDNAPLVLHPAQGSSPPSSELVPMSAEAGYLITKVVAVDADSGQNSWLSYHLLRASDPGLFAVGAQSGEVRLRRPVTERDAVKQKLVVLVRDNGQPPLSATAALSALLLKDFSDMRLPHSSLATEDESGSLTTYLIISLVFVSLLFLASTAAFVARKLCKRKELKGGHVLYGAGNLQSSLADAAAAGTLPHAYCYEISLTTGSGNSEFKFLKPVLPSLPPQHCGMGGGTDDEQDFPHGPLAVDMAPDNPGTLSAEQFNSLSFN; this is translated from the coding sequence ATGGCGACCGCAAGGCAAGTGCTTtgtctctctgctttcctctccctgccgCACGCTCGCTCGCAGCCCATCCGCTACTCCGTAGCCGAGGAGGCGGAGAGCGGCTCCGTGGTAGCCAACGTGGCGGCGGACGCGGGGCTGACCCCGGCGCAGCTCGCGGATCGCCGCGCCCGCCTGGCCTCGGAGGACGGCCGGCAGCACTTTCGCTTAGACCGCGGCACCGGCCGCCTCGTAGTGGCGGACAGGCTGGACCGGGAGGAGCTGTGCGGACAGTCCCGTACCTGCACGCTCCCCTTCGAGCTCCTGCTCGCAAACCCCCTGCAGTTCTTTCGGGTCGAGGTGGCGGTGGAGGACATCAATGACCATTCGCCCGTTTTCCCGGAGGAACGAGTCACTTTTAAGATCCTGGAAACGAGCGACCCGGGCTCGCGTTTCCCGCTGGAGGGAGCTTGGGACCTCGATGTTGGCAGCAACAGCGTCCAGGCTTACAGTATCGCTCCCGAGAACGAATACTTTAGTGTCTCTTTTGGGAGTCGAGTTAAGGGTGACAAATATGTTGAGTTGGTCTTGGAAAAGCCCCTAGACAGAGAGGAGCAGGCGGAGGTGTATTTCAGTGTCATCGCCATAGACGGCGGCTCTCCGCCCAGGACTGGGACCACCCAAATCCACATTATCGTTCTAGATGTAAATGACAACGCTCCCGTCTTCACAGAGGAGCGGTATGTGGGGCAGGTGTTGGAAAATGCCCCAGAGGGCTCTGTGGTTCTCAGCGTGGTGGCAACCGATCAGGACGAGGGAGTTAACGGGGACATCTCCTATCAGTTCAGCCAAGCGGTGGGCCAGAGCGACTCAGCGTTCACAATTGACCCCACAAGTGGTGAAATTAAACTGAGAAAGGCTCTGGACTTTGAGGCAGCAGAGAATCACGAGCTCAGCGTGCGGGCCACAGACGGCGGGGGCCTCTCGGCAATCTGCAAGGTGTTGGTGGAGGTGGTGGATGTGAACGACAACGCACCGGAGCTGGTGGTCAGTTCCTtcagcagccccctccctgAGGATGCATTACCGGGGACAGTGGTCGCCCTCTTTGCTGTCAGGGACCGGGACGCTGGTGCCAATGGGAAGACCACGTGTGCCCTTGAAGACCAGCTGTCGTTCTCCTTGCGGCCAGCCTATAAGAATTACTACGAGCTGGTGACTGTGAGCACGCTGGACCGGGAGGAGACGGCTCGGTACATCCTCACCGTCACAGCAGCAGATGCGGGGTCACCTCCTCTCACGACCACCCAGACCTTCACGGTGGACATCTCCGACGTCAACGACAACGCCCCTGTCTTCAACCAGACATCGTACACCATGTTTGTGCGTGAGAACAATGTCCCCACAGTGCTCGTTGGAGCCGTCAGTGCCGCCGATGCCGACGTGGGGCCCAATGCCAAGGTGACCTACTCCCTGGCACCAGCCcaccctgcagagcaggctccctgctcctgcatcTCTGTGAACTCTGAGAACGGGCACGTGTTTGTGCTGCAGCCTCTGGACTATGAGCAGGTGAGGCAGATCAAGGTCTTGGTGAGCGCCTCCGATGCGGGGTCTCCTCCTCTCAGTGCCAACGTCACCGTCCGCCTTGTTGTGGTGGATGAGAATGACAACGCGCCGCTGGTGCTGCAtccagcccagggcagcagcccgCCATCCAGTGAGCTGGTGCCCATGTCGGCCGAGGCGGGGTACCTCATCACCAAAGTGGTGGCCGTCGATGCCGACTCAGGGCAGAACTCGTGGCTCTCGTACCACCTGCTGAGGGCCTCCGACCCCGGGCTCTTTGCAGTGGGCGCCCAAAGCGGGGAGGTGCGGCTGAGGAGGCCGGTGACAGAGAGGGACGCCGTGAAGCAGAAGCTCGTTGTACTCGTGCGCGACAACGGGCAGCCACCTCTGTCGGCCACTGCGGCGCTGAGCGCACTCCTGCTCAAGGACTTCTCTGACATGCGCCTACCACACAGCAGCCTGGCCACAGAGGACGAGAGTGGCTCCCTGACAACCTATCTAATCATTTCATTGGTCTTCGTCTCACTCCTCTTCCTCGCATCCACGGCAGCCTTTGTCGCTCGCAAGCTGTGCAAGAGAAAGGAGCTGAAGGGTGGGCACGTGCTTTATGGTGCCGGCAacttgcagagcagcctggctgatgcagctgctgcagggacccTGCCCCACGCCTACTGCTATGAGATCAGCCTCACCACGGGCTCGGGCAACAGCGAGTTCAAGTTCCTGAAGCCCGTCCTCCCCAGCCTGCCACCACAGCACTGTGGCATGGGCGGGGGCACTGACGATGAACAGGATTTCCCCCATGGCCCTCTCGCCGTCGACATGGCGCCAGACAACCCCGGAACGCTCTCTGCCGAACAGTTCAACAGTCTTTCCTTTAACTAG